The DNA segment GCGCGGTCGACGACGGTGAGCCCGGCCGCGGTCAGCGCCGCCGCGACGCCGGGACCGCCGACGGGCAGCACCGCGGCACCGGCCCCGAAGCGCTCGGCCACCACCGAGGCGGCCGCCTGCGAGCTGGTGATGACGTCGGCGGAGCCGGCCGGGACACCGAGCGCGGTGAGGTGCTCGGCCACCTGCTCGGGCGTCCGCGCGGCGTTGTTGGTGACGTAGCCCAACCGCATGCCGGCCGCCACGGCCGAGGCCAGCGCCGCGGGCACGCCGGGCACGGCGTCCGGGCCGACGTAGACCACGCCGTCGAGGTCGAGCAGGGCGACGTCGTAGGTCTCCGCCGGGGGCTCGGCCGCACCCGCGGCGAGCGGGAGCGGCGCCGGGCTCACGCGGCACCGCCGGACGGGTGGGCGGGTCGGACCCGGGGTGCGGGGACGGTGTTCACGGCAGCTCCTCTGCGAGACCGCGGCGGGCTCGGACGCCGCGCAGCGCTCGTGCGTAGTGACCCAGGTCGGGGCGCATGGCCACCGCCAGCGCGAGGTGCTCGGCGGCGGTCTCCAGGTCACCGGCCCGGCTGGCGGCCAGACCGAGCCCGAACTGGGCGTAGTCGTCGGTGGGGTTGACGCTGATCAACCGGGTGAAGCTGTCCATCGCGGCCCGGTACCGGT comes from the Modestobacter italicus genome and includes:
- a CDS encoding tetratricopeptide repeat protein, yielding MTGPGQPDGGVYEWYQRGLELLGNGHPDAAATLLERALTAEPGSRSVLEALARAQYGAHRYRAAMDSFTRLISVNPTDDYAQFGLGLAASRAGDLETAAEHLALAVAMRPDLGHYARALRGVRARRGLAEELP